One segment of Streptomyces roseifaciens DNA contains the following:
- the secF gene encoding protein translocase subunit SecF — translation MSKLGNLGARLYRGEVGYDFVGKRKIWYGISILITITAIVGLAVRGLNMGIEFSGGAVFTTPSTSVSAEAARETAEQTSGHTAIVQKLGNGPLRVQVSDLTTEQSRATQEALAKQLGVSTDKVNTDIVGPSWGDEIAKKAWYGLGIFMILVVIYLAIAFEWRMAIAALIALIHDLTITVGVYALVGFEVTPGTVIGLLTILGYSLYDTVVVFDGLKEGAKDITKQTRFTYSEIANRSLNGTLVRSINTTVVALLPVAGLLFIGGGFLGAGMLNDISLALFVGLAAGAYSSIFIATPLVADLKERDPQMKALAKRVRAKRAAQAAKGESGEEPRDEVPGDEEEETEDPAGVVGPRQSAARARGTRGGRPQGKRR, via the coding sequence ATGTCCAAGCTCGGCAATCTCGGCGCCCGGCTCTACCGCGGCGAGGTCGGCTACGACTTCGTGGGCAAGCGGAAGATCTGGTACGGCATCTCGATCCTCATCACCATCACGGCCATCGTCGGCCTGGCGGTGCGCGGCCTGAACATGGGCATTGAGTTCTCCGGCGGCGCGGTCTTCACCACGCCCAGCACCTCGGTCTCGGCCGAAGCGGCCCGGGAGACCGCGGAGCAGACCTCCGGTCACACCGCGATCGTCCAGAAGCTCGGCAACGGCCCGCTGCGCGTCCAGGTCAGCGACCTCACCACCGAGCAGTCGCGCGCCACCCAGGAGGCCCTGGCCAAGCAGCTGGGCGTCTCCACGGACAAGGTCAACACCGACATCGTGGGCCCGAGCTGGGGTGACGAGATCGCCAAGAAGGCCTGGTACGGCCTGGGGATCTTCATGATCCTTGTGGTGATCTACCTGGCGATCGCCTTCGAGTGGCGCATGGCCATCGCCGCCCTGATCGCCCTGATCCACGACCTCACCATCACCGTCGGTGTCTACGCACTGGTCGGCTTCGAGGTCACCCCGGGCACCGTGATCGGTCTGCTCACCATCCTCGGTTACTCCCTCTACGACACCGTCGTCGTCTTCGACGGTCTGAAGGAGGGCGCGAAGGACATCACGAAGCAGACCCGCTTCACCTACAGCGAGATCGCCAACCGCAGCCTCAACGGCACCCTGGTGCGTTCGATCAACACCACGGTGGTCGCGCTGCTGCCGGTCGCCGGCCTCCTGTTCATCGGCGGCGGCTTCCTCGGCGCGGGCATGCTCAACGACATCTCGCTCGCCCTGTTCGTCGGCCTCGCGGCCGGTGCCTACTCGTCGATCTTCATCGCCACGCCGCTGGTCGCGGACCTCAAGGAGCGCGACCCGCAGATGAAGGCCCTGGCCAAGCGGGTGCGCGCCAAGCGTGCCGCCCAGGCCGCCAAGGGCGAGTCGGGCGAGGAGCCGCGCGACGAGGTCCCCGGCGACGAGGAAGAGGAGACCGAGGACCCCGCCGGTGTCGTCGGTCCCCGCCAGTCCGCCGCCCGCGCCCGCGGCACCCGCGGCGGCCGCCCCCAGGGGAAGCGCCGATGA
- a CDS encoding DUF349 domain-containing protein has translation MSSDPWGRVDETGTVYVRTADGEQVVGSWQAGSPEEALAYFERKYEGLVVEIGLLEKRVKTTDLSAKDATTAIDHLRTQVDEHHAVGDLAALRVRLDKLVETVEARREERKAAKAKQADEARTAKEALVAEAEELAASEQWRSAGERLRALVDTWKGLPRLDRKADDELWHRFSHARSAFSKRRKAHFASLDAQREEARKAKEKLVAEAEALSGSADWGPTAARYRDLMAEWKAVGRAQREAEDDLWSRFRGAQDVFFQARSEVFAERDAEQQVNLTHKEELAVEAEKLLPVTDLKAARAAFRTINERWEAIGHVPRDARPKIEGRMHAVERAIQEAEEAEWRRTNPEARARAAGLTGQLQAAVDKLQEQVDKARAAGNDAKADKLTKELEGRKALLDQALKGLEEFGG, from the coding sequence GTGAGCAGCGACCCATGGGGCCGCGTCGACGAGACGGGGACCGTGTACGTGCGTACTGCCGACGGGGAGCAGGTCGTCGGATCGTGGCAGGCCGGGTCTCCCGAGGAGGCCCTTGCTTACTTCGAGCGCAAGTACGAGGGCCTGGTCGTCGAGATCGGCCTCCTCGAGAAGCGGGTCAAGACCACCGACCTGTCGGCCAAGGACGCGACGACCGCGATCGACCACCTGCGCACGCAGGTCGACGAGCACCACGCCGTCGGTGACCTCGCCGCGCTGCGCGTCCGTCTCGACAAACTCGTCGAGACGGTCGAGGCGCGCCGCGAGGAGCGCAAGGCCGCCAAGGCCAAGCAGGCCGACGAGGCCCGTACGGCCAAGGAGGCGCTGGTCGCCGAGGCCGAGGAGCTGGCCGCGAGCGAGCAGTGGCGGTCGGCCGGCGAGCGGCTGCGCGCCCTGGTCGACACCTGGAAGGGCCTTCCCCGCCTGGACCGCAAGGCCGACGACGAGCTGTGGCACCGCTTCTCGCACGCCCGCTCGGCGTTCTCCAAGCGGCGCAAGGCGCACTTCGCCTCCCTCGACGCCCAGCGCGAGGAGGCCCGCAAGGCCAAGGAGAAGCTGGTCGCCGAGGCCGAGGCGCTCTCCGGCTCCGCCGACTGGGGCCCGACGGCCGCGCGTTACCGCGACCTGATGGCGGAGTGGAAGGCCGTCGGCCGTGCGCAGCGCGAGGCGGAGGACGACCTGTGGAGCCGTTTCCGCGGCGCGCAGGACGTCTTCTTCCAGGCCCGCAGCGAGGTGTTCGCCGAGCGCGACGCCGAGCAGCAGGTCAACCTGACGCACAAGGAGGAGCTCGCGGTCGAGGCCGAGAAGCTGCTGCCCGTCACCGACCTGAAGGCGGCCCGCGCCGCGTTCCGCACGATCAACGAGCGCTGGGAGGCCATCGGCCACGTCCCCCGGGACGCCCGCCCGAAGATCGAGGGCCGGATGCACGCGGTGGAGCGCGCCATCCAGGAGGCCGAGGAGGCCGAGTGGCGGCGCACGAACCCCGAGGCGCGGGCCCGCGCGGCCGGTCTCACCGGCCAGCTGCAGGCGGCCGTCGACAAGCTGCAGGAGCAGGTCGACAAGGCGCGTGCCGCGGGCAACGACGCCAAGGCCGACAAGCTCACCAAGGAGCTGGAGGGGCGTAAGGCCCTGCTGGACCAGGCCCTGAAGGGGCTGGAGGAGTTCGGCGGCTGA
- the secD gene encoding protein translocase subunit SecD → MAAPKKGRRSPGGQGRPGRVLALILIAMVALTGGMFASGRTTPRLGIDLAGGTSFTLEAKNEPGKPNAINPTNMNTAVGIIERRVNGLGVTEAEVQTQGDNHIIVNIPKGTNAKQARQQVGTTAKLGFRPVLSVAPGAKNEPTPDASSPGKDKDAKDKDGKTKPSGSPSASASSSASGAPSASASPRQQGRPVTDAVKADATPSASAVAKDDKAKDEKKDDAKKDEGKKDDKSKEPTPSPADVAALQKKLDALDCTTPEGRAKASEAAAGAKTTDVIVACKKDGSAKEILGPVSVEGTGVTGADAVFDSQQGRGWLVQLKFDSSGSKKFADVTGQLAGKQPPQNQFAIVLDGEVVSDPSVSTSITGGQAEISGGFTQASAQDLANVLSYGALPLSFDVVTEQTVTAALGGEQLRAGLLAGAIGLGLVIIYLVAYYRGLALVALASLLASAILTYTIMVLLGQAIGFALNLPAVCGAIVAIGITADSFIVYFERIRDEIRDGRTLRPAVERGWPRARRTILVSDFVSFLAAAVLFIVTVGKVQGFAFTLGLTTLLDVVVVFFFTKPLMTLLARRKFFASGHPWSGLDPKRLGVKPPLRASRRPSAPVDPKEA, encoded by the coding sequence GTGGCAGCACCGAAGAAGGGCCGCAGGTCCCCGGGCGGCCAGGGCAGGCCGGGCCGGGTCCTGGCCCTGATCCTGATCGCCATGGTGGCGCTCACCGGGGGGATGTTCGCCTCAGGGCGCACCACGCCGCGGCTGGGCATCGACCTCGCGGGCGGCACCAGCTTCACGCTGGAGGCCAAGAACGAGCCCGGCAAGCCCAATGCGATCAACCCGACCAATATGAACACCGCGGTCGGCATCATCGAGCGGCGTGTCAACGGTCTGGGCGTCACCGAGGCCGAGGTCCAGACGCAGGGCGACAACCACATCATCGTGAACATCCCCAAGGGGACGAACGCGAAGCAGGCCCGCCAGCAGGTCGGAACCACCGCCAAGCTCGGCTTCCGCCCCGTGCTGTCCGTGGCCCCCGGTGCCAAGAACGAGCCCACTCCCGACGCCTCGTCCCCCGGCAAGGACAAGGACGCCAAGGACAAGGACGGCAAGACCAAGCCGTCCGGCTCGCCTTCCGCCTCCGCCTCCTCCTCGGCCTCGGGCGCCCCCTCCGCGAGCGCGAGCCCGCGCCAGCAGGGCCGCCCGGTCACCGACGCCGTCAAGGCCGACGCCACCCCGTCCGCCTCGGCCGTCGCCAAGGACGACAAGGCGAAGGACGAGAAGAAGGACGACGCCAAGAAGGACGAGGGCAAGAAGGACGACAAGTCCAAGGAGCCCACGCCCTCCCCGGCCGACGTCGCCGCGCTGCAGAAGAAGCTCGACGCCCTGGACTGCACCACCCCCGAGGGCCGCGCCAAGGCGAGCGAGGCCGCGGCGGGCGCCAAGACGACCGACGTCATCGTGGCCTGCAAGAAGGACGGCTCGGCCAAGGAGATCCTCGGCCCGGTGTCCGTCGAGGGCACCGGCGTCACCGGCGCCGACGCCGTCTTCGACAGCCAGCAGGGCCGCGGCTGGCTCGTCCAGCTGAAGTTCGACTCCAGCGGCTCCAAGAAGTTCGCGGACGTCACCGGCCAGCTCGCCGGCAAGCAGCCCCCGCAGAACCAGTTCGCGATCGTCCTCGACGGCGAGGTCGTCTCCGACCCGTCCGTCTCGACCTCGATCACGGGCGGCCAGGCGGAGATCTCCGGCGGCTTCACCCAGGCCAGCGCCCAGGACCTCGCCAACGTGCTGTCCTACGGCGCCCTGCCGCTGTCCTTCGACGTCGTCACCGAGCAGACGGTCACCGCCGCGCTCGGCGGTGAGCAGCTGCGCGCCGGTCTGCTCGCCGGCGCCATCGGCCTCGGCCTGGTGATCATCTACCTGGTCGCGTACTACCGCGGTCTCGCGCTCGTCGCCCTCGCCAGCCTCCTGGCCTCGGCGATCCTCACGTACACGATCATGGTGCTGCTCGGCCAGGCCATCGGCTTCGCGCTGAACCTGCCGGCCGTCTGCGGTGCGATCGTCGCGATCGGCATCACCGCCGACTCCTTCATCGTCTACTTCGAGCGCATCCGCGACGAGATCCGCGACGGACGCACCCTGCGCCCGGCCGTCGAGCGCGGCTGGCCGCGCGCCCGGCGCACGATCCTGGTCTCCGACTTCGTGTCCTTCCTGGCCGCCGCGGTGCTCTTCATCGTCACCGTCGGCAAGGTGCAGGGCTTCGCGTTCACGCTCGGTCTGACCACGCTCCTCGACGTCGTCGTGGTCTTCTTCTTCACCAAGCCGCTGATGACGCTCCTCGCCCGGCGCAAGTTCTTCGCCAGCGGCCATCCGTGGTCCGGGCTCGACCCCAAGCGGCTCGGCGTCAAGCCGCCGCTGCGGGCCTCCCGCCGCCCCTCCGCCCCCGTCGACCCCAAGGAGGCGTGA
- a CDS encoding peptidylprolyl isomerase, producing the protein MVSNEQRRRQLAREKFERQQQRREEARRKGRRRNAVIAAGLAVVLAAGAGAYATGALSGDDKKDSADAAPETSQKPSKGPDPCAKAAPGSPATKTWKSEPEMGIDKSAAYAMDLKTTCGTIDVKLDAANAPHTVNSFNFLAGEGYFDHTKCHRLTTSGIYVLQCGDPKGLGSGGPGYTLPDENLKDSRLKGNVYPAGTVAMANTGQPHTGGSQFFLVYQDSPLPPTYTPFGTIGAEGMKTLKKIAGAGESRGAGDGAPNATVVIDKATVAKS; encoded by the coding sequence GTGGTCAGTAACGAGCAGCGGCGGCGGCAGCTCGCCCGGGAGAAGTTCGAGCGGCAGCAGCAGCGTCGCGAGGAGGCCCGGCGCAAGGGCCGCCGCCGGAACGCGGTGATCGCCGCCGGCCTCGCGGTGGTGCTGGCCGCGGGCGCGGGCGCCTACGCCACGGGCGCGCTGTCCGGTGACGACAAGAAGGACAGCGCCGACGCCGCCCCCGAGACTTCCCAGAAGCCGTCCAAGGGGCCCGACCCGTGCGCCAAGGCCGCCCCCGGCTCCCCCGCCACGAAGACGTGGAAGTCGGAGCCGGAGATGGGCATCGACAAGTCCGCGGCGTACGCGATGGACTTGAAGACGACCTGCGGCACGATCGACGTCAAGCTCGACGCGGCGAACGCCCCGCACACGGTCAACTCCTTCAACTTCCTGGCCGGCGAGGGCTACTTCGACCACACCAAGTGCCACCGCCTGACCACCAGCGGCATCTACGTCCTGCAGTGCGGCGACCCGAAGGGCCTCGGCTCGGGCGGCCCGGGCTACACCCTGCCCGACGAGAACCTCAAGGACTCCAGGCTCAAGGGGAACGTCTACCCCGCCGGCACGGTGGCGATGGCCAACACCGGCCAGCCGCACACCGGCGGAAGCCAGTTCTTCCTCGTCTACCAGGACAGCCCGCTGCCCCCGACGTACACGCCCTTCGGCACGATCGGCGCCGAGGGCATGAAGACGCTCAAGAAGATCGCCGGTGCGGGCGAGTCGCGGGGCGCCGGTGACGGCGCCCCGAACGCGACGGTGGTCATCGACAAGGCGACGGTCGCCAAGTCCTGA
- a CDS encoding MBL fold metallo-hydrolase — MLIAGFPAGAWGTNCYLVAPAAGEECVIIDPGHQAAPGVEEALRKHRLKPVAVVLTHGHIDHVASVVPVCGAHDVPAWIHPADRYMMSDPEKALGRSIGQQLMGELTVGEPDDVKELTDGSRLDLAGLEFTVAHAPGHTKGSVTFRLPETSDVPSVFFSGDLLFAGSIGRTDLPGGDHAEMLRSLARVCLPLDDSTVVLSGHGPQTSIGRERATNPYLREVADTQRGSGGGPTAAPRRGM; from the coding sequence GTGCTGATTGCCGGGTTCCCCGCCGGGGCCTGGGGGACCAATTGCTATCTGGTCGCCCCCGCCGCCGGCGAGGAGTGCGTGATCATCGACCCGGGCCACCAGGCGGCCCCCGGGGTCGAGGAGGCGCTCAGGAAGCATCGGCTCAAGCCCGTCGCCGTCGTCCTCACCCACGGCCACATCGACCATGTCGCCTCGGTCGTCCCCGTGTGCGGCGCCCACGACGTCCCGGCCTGGATCCACCCCGCCGACCGCTACATGATGAGCGACCCGGAGAAGGCCCTCGGCCGCTCCATCGGGCAGCAGCTCATGGGCGAGCTGACGGTCGGGGAGCCCGACGACGTCAAGGAGCTGACCGACGGCTCGCGCCTCGACCTCGCGGGGCTGGAGTTCACCGTCGCGCACGCGCCCGGCCATACCAAGGGGTCGGTGACCTTCCGGCTGCCCGAGACCTCCGACGTCCCGTCGGTGTTCTTCTCGGGCGACCTGCTGTTCGCCGGCTCCATCGGACGCACCGACCTGCCGGGCGGTGATCACGCCGAGATGCTCCGGTCGCTGGCACGCGTGTGCCTGCCCCTGGACGACTCGACCGTGGTCCTCTCCGGCCACGGCCCCCAGACCAGCATCGGCCGCGAGCGCGCCACCAACCCGTACCTGCGGGAAGTGGCGGACACGCAGCGCGGCTCCGGAGGCGGCCCTACCGCCGCTCCGCGAAGAGGAATGTGA
- a CDS encoding RelA/SpoT family protein, whose protein sequence is MPDEAQPLTAAQPDKPSPEAAAAAGTPKGRPQSAPESTPRPPAGPGAGSGPKSQVPAVAGTSPVRPTPPPSAPRPGSSSRVRARLARLGVQRSSPYNPVLEPLLRIVRGNDPKADATTLRQIERAYQVAERWHRGQKRKSGDPYITHPLAVTTILAELGMDPATLMAGLLHDTVEDTEYGLDDLRRDFGDQVALLVDGVTKLDRVQFGEAAQAETVRKMVVAMAKDPRVLVIKLADRLHNMRTMRYLKREKQEKKARETLEIYAPLAHRLGMNTIKWELEDLAFAILYPKMYDEIVRLVAERAPKRDEYLAIVTDEVQADLRAARIKATVTGRPKHYYSVYQKMIVRGRDFAEIYDLVGIRVLVDTVRDCYAALGTVHARWNPVPGRFKDYIAMPKFNMYQSLHTTVIGPSGKPVELQIRTFDMHRRAEYGIAAHWKYKQEAVAGASKVRTDVPKNAGKNQDTVNDMAWLRQLLDWQKETEDPGEFLESLRFDLSRNEVFVFTPKGDVIALPAGATPVDFAYAVHTEVGHRTIGARVNGRLVPLESTLDNGDLVEVFTSKAPGAGPSRDWLGFVKSPRARNKIRAWFSKERRDEAIEQGKDAIARAMRKQNLPIQRILTGDSLVTLAHEMRYPDISSLYAAIGEGHVAAQGVVQKLVQALGGEDAATEDIEETTPIRGRSKRRSSADPGVIVKGVEDVWVKLARCCTPVPGDPIIGFVTRGNGISVHRADCVNVESLSQQPERIIDVEWAPTQSSVFLVAIQVEALDRSRLLSDVTRVLSDQHVNILSAAVQTSRDRVATSRFTFEMGDPKHLGHVLKAVRGVEGVYDVYRVTSARRP, encoded by the coding sequence TTGCCAGACGAGGCCCAGCCGCTCACCGCCGCACAACCGGACAAGCCGTCTCCCGAGGCCGCGGCGGCCGCGGGCACGCCCAAGGGCCGCCCGCAGAGCGCGCCTGAGTCCACGCCCCGGCCGCCGGCCGGCCCCGGCGCGGGCAGCGGACCGAAGAGCCAGGTCCCGGCCGTCGCGGGTACGTCACCCGTCCGGCCCACGCCGCCGCCCAGCGCCCCGCGCCCCGGCTCCTCCAGCCGCGTCCGGGCCCGCCTCGCCCGTCTCGGCGTCCAGCGCTCCAGCCCGTACAACCCGGTCCTCGAGCCGCTCCTGCGCATCGTGCGCGGCAACGACCCGAAGGCCGACGCGACGACCCTGCGCCAGATCGAGCGCGCCTACCAGGTCGCCGAGCGTTGGCACCGCGGCCAGAAGCGCAAGAGCGGCGATCCCTATATCACCCACCCCCTCGCGGTGACCACGATCCTCGCCGAGCTCGGCATGGATCCGGCCACGCTGATGGCCGGGCTGCTGCACGACACCGTCGAGGACACCGAGTACGGCCTGGACGACCTGCGCCGCGACTTCGGCGACCAGGTCGCCCTGCTGGTGGACGGCGTCACCAAGCTCGACCGCGTGCAGTTCGGCGAGGCCGCGCAGGCCGAGACCGTCCGCAAGATGGTCGTCGCCATGGCCAAGGACCCGCGCGTCCTGGTCATCAAGCTCGCCGACCGCCTGCACAACATGCGCACCATGCGCTACCTCAAGCGGGAGAAGCAGGAGAAGAAGGCCCGCGAGACCCTCGAGATCTACGCCCCGCTGGCGCACCGGCTGGGCATGAACACCATCAAGTGGGAGCTGGAGGACCTCGCCTTCGCGATCCTCTACCCCAAGATGTACGACGAGATCGTCCGTCTCGTCGCCGAGCGGGCCCCCAAGCGCGACGAGTACCTGGCCATCGTCACCGACGAGGTCCAGGCCGACCTGCGCGCCGCCCGCATCAAGGCCACCGTCACCGGCCGGCCGAAGCACTACTACAGCGTCTACCAGAAGATGATCGTGCGGGGCCGCGACTTCGCCGAGATCTACGACCTGGTGGGCATCCGCGTCCTCGTCGACACCGTCCGCGACTGCTACGCGGCGCTCGGCACCGTCCATGCCCGGTGGAACCCGGTGCCCGGGCGGTTCAAGGACTACATCGCGATGCCCAAGTTCAACATGTACCAGTCGTTGCACACGACGGTCATAGGGCCCAGCGGCAAGCCCGTCGAGCTGCAGATCCGCACCTTCGACATGCACCGCCGCGCCGAGTACGGCATCGCCGCGCACTGGAAGTACAAGCAGGAGGCCGTCGCCGGAGCCTCCAAGGTGCGCACCGACGTGCCCAAGAACGCCGGCAAGAACCAGGACACCGTCAATGACATGGCCTGGCTGCGGCAGCTGCTGGACTGGCAGAAGGAGACCGAGGACCCGGGCGAGTTCCTGGAGTCCCTGCGCTTCGACCTCTCCCGCAACGAGGTCTTCGTCTTCACGCCCAAGGGCGATGTCATAGCGCTCCCGGCCGGTGCCACCCCGGTCGACTTCGCCTACGCCGTCCACACCGAGGTCGGCCACCGCACGATAGGAGCCCGGGTCAACGGGCGGCTCGTGCCGCTGGAGTCCACCCTCGACAACGGCGATCTGGTCGAGGTCTTCACCTCCAAGGCGCCCGGCGCCGGTCCCTCCCGCGACTGGCTGGGCTTCGTCAAGTCCCCCCGCGCGCGCAACAAGATCCGTGCCTGGTTCTCCAAGGAGCGCCGCGACGAGGCCATCGAGCAGGGCAAGGACGCCATCGCGCGCGCCATGCGCAAGCAGAACCTGCCGATCCAGCGGATCCTCACCGGCGACTCCCTGGTCACCCTCGCGCACGAGATGCGCTACCCCGACATCTCCTCCCTCTACGCCGCCATCGGCGAGGGCCACGTCGCGGCGCAGGGCGTCGTGCAGAAGCTGGTCCAGGCCCTCGGCGGCGAGGACGCCGCCACCGAGGACATCGAGGAGACCACCCCGATCCGCGGCCGCTCCAAGCGGCGCTCCAGCGCGGACCCCGGCGTGATCGTCAAGGGTGTCGAGGACGTCTGGGTGAAGCTCGCCCGGTGCTGTACGCCGGTGCCCGGCGACCCCATCATCGGCTTCGTCACCCGCGGCAACGGCATCTCGGTGCACCGCGCCGACTGCGTCAACGTCGAGTCGCTCTCGCAGCAGCCCGAACGGATCATCGACGTCGAGTGGGCGCCCACCCAGTCCTCGGTCTTCCTGGTCGCGATCCAGGTCGAGGCGCTGGACCGCTCCCGGCTGCTGTCGGACGTCACGCGCGTCCTGTCCGACCAGCACGTCAACATCCTGTCCGCGGCCGTGCAGACGTCCCGGGACCGGGTGGCCACGTCCCGCTTCACCTTCGAGATGGGCGACCCCAAGCACCTCGGTCACGTCCTGAAGGCCGTACGGGGTGTCGAGGGCGTGTACGACGTCTACCGCGTGACTTCGGCCCGACGGCCGTAA
- the yajC gene encoding preprotein translocase subunit YajC, translated as MNIVTLLPFIVLIGAMFLMTRSAKNKQRQAAQMRDQMHPGTGVRTIGGMYATVKEVSDDTVLLEVAPGVHAIYAKNAIGAVLEDAEYNRIVHGIEPHESETPVVPDDASSLTESEAPADKKIDLGKGEAAEGEKAAEPESKDAEKAAEDTKDAKRDGKQDGDADAK; from the coding sequence GTGAATATCGTGACTCTCCTGCCGTTCATCGTGCTCATCGGGGCCATGTTCCTGATGACGCGATCGGCCAAGAACAAGCAGCGCCAGGCGGCGCAGATGCGCGACCAGATGCACCCGGGCACCGGCGTGCGGACGATCGGCGGCATGTACGCCACCGTCAAGGAGGTCAGCGACGACACGGTCCTCCTCGAGGTGGCCCCGGGCGTCCACGCGATCTACGCGAAGAACGCCATCGGCGCCGTCCTGGAGGACGCCGAGTACAACCGCATCGTTCACGGGATCGAGCCGCACGAGTCCGAGACCCCTGTCGTCCCGGACGACGCCTCGTCGCTGACCGAGTCCGAGGCCCCGGCCGACAAGAAGATCGACCTGGGCAAGGGCGAGGCCGCCGAGGGCGAGAAGGCCGCCGAGCCGGAGTCCAAGGACGCCGAGAAGGCCGCCGAGGACACCAAGGACGCCAAGCGGGACGGCAAGCAGGACGGCGACGCCGACGCGAAGTAG
- the ruvB gene encoding Holliday junction branch migration DNA helicase RuvB: MNWDDESAYAEPPAGDRLVATGADGEDRAVEAALRPKDLGEFVGQERVREQLDLVLKAARARGATADHVLLSGAPGLGKTTLSMIIAAEMGAPIRITSGPAIQHAGDLAAILSSLTEGEVLFLDEIHRMSRPAEEMLYMAMEDFRVDVIVGKGPGATAIPLELPPFTLVGATTRAGLLPPPLRDRFGFTGHMEFYAPAELQRVVHRSARLLDVEIEDRGAAEIAGRSRGTPRIANRLLRRVRDYAQVKADGVITREIAAQALDVYEVDARGLDRLDRAVLTALLKLFGGGPVGLSTLAVAVGEERETVEEVAEPFLVREGLLARTPRGRIATPAAWEHLGLVDDAGTAGRAGTPPQQGLFGG, translated from the coding sequence GTGAACTGGGACGACGAATCCGCATACGCGGAGCCCCCCGCAGGCGACCGCCTCGTCGCCACCGGCGCCGACGGCGAGGACCGGGCCGTCGAGGCCGCGCTGCGCCCCAAGGACCTCGGCGAGTTCGTCGGCCAGGAGCGCGTGCGCGAGCAGCTCGACCTCGTCCTCAAGGCCGCCCGGGCCCGCGGCGCCACCGCCGACCACGTGCTGCTCTCCGGAGCCCCCGGCCTCGGCAAGACCACCCTCTCGATGATCATCGCGGCCGAGATGGGCGCCCCCATCCGCATCACCTCCGGCCCCGCCATCCAGCACGCGGGCGACCTCGCCGCGATCCTCTCCTCCCTCACCGAAGGAGAGGTCCTCTTCCTCGACGAGATCCACCGCATGTCGCGGCCCGCCGAGGAGATGCTCTACATGGCCATGGAGGACTTCCGCGTCGACGTGATCGTCGGCAAGGGCCCCGGCGCCACCGCCATCCCCCTGGAGCTGCCGCCGTTCACCCTCGTCGGCGCCACCACCCGGGCCGGCCTGCTCCCGCCCCCGCTGCGCGACCGCTTCGGCTTCACCGGGCACATGGAGTTCTACGCCCCCGCCGAGCTGCAGCGCGTGGTGCACCGCTCGGCCCGGCTGCTGGACGTGGAGATAGAGGACCGGGGCGCCGCCGAGATCGCCGGCCGCTCCCGCGGCACCCCCCGCATCGCCAACCGCCTGCTGCGCCGCGTCCGCGACTACGCCCAGGTCAAGGCCGACGGGGTGATCACCCGCGAGATCGCCGCCCAGGCCCTCGACGTCTACGAGGTCGACGCCCGCGGCCTCGACCGGCTGGACCGCGCCGTCCTGACCGCCCTCCTCAAGCTCTTCGGCGGCGGACCGGTGGGCCTGTCCACCCTGGCCGTGGCCGTCGGCGAGGAGCGCGAGACGGTCGAGGAGGTCGCCGAGCCGTTCCTCGTCCGCGAGGGGCTGCTGGCCCGCACGCCCAGGGGCCGCATCGCCACCCCGGCCGCGTGGGAGCACCTCGGCCTCGTCGACGACGCCGGAACGGCGGGCCGGGCGGGCACCCCTCCCCAGCAGGGCCTCTTCGGAGGGTGA
- a CDS encoding adenine phosphoribosyltransferase: protein MSTTGVGTADEKLRDLLLTHIHDVADYPKPGVMFKDITPLLADATAFAALTDELAALCKRHGATKVVGLEARGFILGAPAAVRAGLGFVPVRKAGKLPGATLAQAYELEYGTAEIEMHADAVGPGDRVLVIDDVLATGGTAEASLRLIRRAGAEVAGVVVLMELGFLPGRERLADALGDAPLEALITV from the coding sequence ATGAGCACCACGGGCGTCGGCACGGCCGACGAGAAGCTGCGTGACCTGCTGCTGACGCACATCCACGACGTGGCCGACTATCCGAAGCCGGGCGTGATGTTCAAGGACATCACCCCCCTGCTCGCCGATGCCACGGCGTTCGCCGCCCTGACCGACGAGCTCGCCGCGCTGTGCAAGCGCCACGGCGCCACCAAGGTCGTCGGCCTGGAGGCGCGGGGCTTCATCCTCGGTGCCCCGGCCGCCGTCCGCGCGGGGCTCGGCTTCGTGCCCGTGCGCAAGGCCGGCAAGCTCCCCGGAGCCACGCTGGCCCAGGCCTACGAGCTGGAGTACGGCACGGCGGAGATCGAGATGCACGCCGACGCCGTCGGCCCCGGCGACCGCGTCCTCGTCATCGACGACGTGCTGGCCACCGGCGGCACCGCCGAGGCCTCGCTCCGGCTGATCCGCCGGGCCGGCGCCGAGGTCGCCGGTGTCGTCGTGCTCATGGAGCTCGGCTTCCTGCCGGGCCGCGAGCGGCTCGCGGACGCCCTCGGCGACGCCCCGCTGGAGGCGCTGATCACGGTCTGA